One region of Chryseobacterium sp. C-71 genomic DNA includes:
- a CDS encoding adenylosuccinate synthetase, translating into MKTAQIIIGLGFGDEGKGITTDFLAQQNPESVVIRFSGGQQAAHTVMIDDKKHIHSSFASGALRGLPSYFTEHCTIHPTFLFNEREELQQKNGNVELHIHPLAKVTTPFDVFSNRKNIKNLEHGTCGKGVGATMKRNESPFKLFAIDLIAPRTILIEKLKGIANYYGFEDGEEIQNALQDFLNAIDKIDWKIEGYNYLNSFNNLIFEGSQGILLDMDHGVFPNVTFANTTSKNAYEVCTLLKIENIEMFYVTRSYSTRHGSGWMSNEKDLALKNNEEETCIFNEYQKDLRFGDLDYDLLNYALKLDEAYVTATKKNLVVTCLDQLDEEFKMDNLDVKFDVVYGSYSPYSKDFKRID; encoded by the coding sequence ATGAAAACGGCACAAATAATTATAGGCTTAGGTTTTGGTGATGAAGGAAAAGGAATCACTACAGATTTTCTGGCTCAGCAGAATCCTGAGTCTGTAGTTATTCGTTTTTCCGGCGGGCAACAAGCGGCGCATACTGTGATGATTGATGACAAAAAGCACATTCATTCAAGTTTTGCAAGTGGAGCATTGCGTGGTTTGCCTTCTTATTTTACTGAACATTGTACGATTCACCCTACTTTTTTATTCAATGAAAGGGAAGAATTACAACAGAAAAACGGAAATGTTGAACTGCATATTCATCCGCTGGCAAAGGTTACAACACCTTTTGATGTTTTTAGCAATAGAAAAAACATCAAAAACTTAGAACACGGAACCTGTGGAAAAGGAGTTGGAGCAACCATGAAAAGAAATGAAAGTCCGTTTAAATTATTCGCCATTGATTTGATTGCTCCACGAACCATTTTGATTGAAAAATTAAAAGGAATTGCCAATTATTACGGTTTTGAAGACGGAGAGGAAATTCAAAATGCATTACAGGATTTTTTAAATGCCATTGATAAAATTGACTGGAAAATTGAAGGTTACAATTATCTGAATTCATTTAACAACCTAATTTTTGAAGGCAGTCAGGGAATTTTATTGGATATGGATCATGGCGTTTTCCCGAATGTGACTTTTGCAAATACCACTTCAAAAAATGCCTATGAAGTTTGTACATTGTTGAAGATTGAAAATATTGAAATGTTTTATGTCACAAGGTCATATTCAACACGCCACGGAAGCGGTTGGATGAGCAATGAAAAGGATTTAGCATTAAAAAATAATGAGGAGGAAACCTGTATTTTTAATGAGTATCAAAAGGATCTCCGTTTTGGTGATTTGGATTATGATTTATTAAATTATGCTTTGAAGTTGGATGAAGCTTATGTTACTGCGACCAAGAAAAATCTGGTGGTGACTTGCCTGGATCAATTGGATGAGGAATTTAAAATGGATAATCTTGATGTGAAATTTGATGTGGTTTACGGATCTTATTCTCCATATTCAAAGGATTTTAAAAGAATTGATTAA
- a CDS encoding TIGR02452 family protein, translating into MTNKGMAKDTLEILAKKYYINEHNEKINIENELEISKKETVLFSSEELSEMTTKELPKTNFETQFEVWRCSSLKAILQLAEEENQEKIMCLNFASAKNPGGGFINGAEAQEESLARTSGLHESLLQGWDYYRIHREMESCFYTDMMIYSPKVPVFRKDKGELLTKPVLCNFITSPAVNAGVVKQKEPERVGEIFGTMDVRTDKMLALALHQGNETLILGAWGCGVFKNDPKEIAELFKKHLQGKYKNKFKRVVFAVLTKKEEMIKPFEEIK; encoded by the coding sequence ATGACAAATAAAGGAATGGCAAAAGATACATTAGAAATCCTAGCCAAAAAATATTATATAAACGAACACAACGAAAAAATAAATATTGAAAACGAACTGGAAATCTCTAAAAAAGAAACCGTATTGTTTTCATCTGAAGAACTTTCGGAAATGACAACAAAAGAACTCCCTAAAACAAATTTCGAAACTCAATTTGAGGTTTGGAGATGCAGTTCTTTAAAAGCAATTTTACAATTAGCCGAAGAAGAAAATCAGGAAAAAATAATGTGCCTGAATTTTGCCTCTGCAAAAAATCCGGGAGGAGGTTTTATCAATGGGGCGGAAGCTCAGGAAGAAAGTTTGGCAAGAACTTCAGGATTGCATGAAAGTTTGCTTCAAGGCTGGGATTATTACAGAATTCATCGTGAAATGGAATCTTGTTTTTACACCGATATGATGATTTACAGCCCGAAAGTTCCGGTTTTCAGAAAAGATAAAGGCGAATTGTTGACGAAACCTGTTCTGTGCAATTTCATTACTTCTCCAGCTGTAAATGCAGGTGTTGTAAAGCAAAAGGAACCGGAAAGAGTTGGTGAGATTTTCGGTACGATGGATGTAAGAACAGATAAAATGCTGGCTTTAGCTTTACATCAAGGAAATGAAACATTGATTTTAGGAGCTTGGGGATGTGGCGTTTTTAAAAATGATCCGAAAGAAATTGCTGAATTATTTAAAAAGCATCTTCAAGGAAAGTATAAAAATAAATTTAAAAGAGTGGTTTTTGCAGTTCTGACCAAGAAAGAAGAAATGATAAAGCCTTTCGAAGAAATAAAATGA
- a CDS encoding ADP-ribosylation/crystallin J1 gives MKTKTLYRPVGEKEMLLIIESNFKKFPPRLEWQPIFYPVLDEDYASEIAEKWNTRDEAGNYLGFVTEFQVLEEEVNKYPAQNVGAKNHNELWVPSEELEAFNRAIVGNIKVTKVFMGKDFKEPANADVENLLLNIKTNDDK, from the coding sequence ATGAAAACAAAAACACTATACAGACCCGTCGGAGAAAAAGAAATGCTTTTGATTATCGAAAGCAATTTCAAAAAATTTCCTCCAAGATTGGAATGGCAACCGATTTTCTATCCCGTTTTAGATGAAGATTATGCTTCCGAAATTGCAGAAAAATGGAATACGAGAGATGAAGCGGGAAATTATCTTGGATTTGTAACCGAATTTCAAGTATTGGAAGAAGAAGTCAATAAATATCCTGCTCAAAACGTAGGAGCCAAAAATCATAATGAATTATGGGTTCCTTCCGAAGAATTGGAAGCATTCAACCGGGCAATTGTGGGAAATATTAAAGTAACAAAAGTATTTATGGGGAAAGATTTTAAAGAACCTGCAAATGCTGATGTGGAAAATTTACTATTAAACATAAAAACTAACGATGACAAATAA
- a CDS encoding NADAR family protein, with protein sequence MKYTLQNTIEKFQKKENPEFLFFWGHTVKDEITKACFSQWFPLQFEENGTNYQTAEHYMMAGKARLFNDDETLKEILNSETPNQAKSLGRNVKNFDPKVWDEQKYEIVRRANLLKFSQNEAFKEFLLSTDDKILVEASPYDTIWGIGMLETDPKAQDPSQWNGENLLGFALMEVRDLLKE encoded by the coding sequence ATGAAGTACACATTACAGAATACAATAGAAAAATTTCAGAAAAAAGAAAATCCAGAGTTCTTGTTTTTCTGGGGACATACAGTAAAAGATGAGATTACAAAAGCTTGTTTTAGCCAATGGTTTCCTTTACAATTCGAAGAAAATGGAACAAATTATCAAACTGCCGAACATTATATGATGGCTGGGAAAGCTAGGCTTTTTAATGATGATGAAACTTTAAAAGAAATTTTAAACTCAGAAACTCCCAATCAGGCAAAAAGTTTGGGAAGAAATGTAAAAAACTTTGATCCGAAAGTTTGGGATGAGCAAAAATATGAAATTGTGAGAAGAGCAAACTTGTTAAAATTTTCTCAGAATGAAGCGTTTAAAGAGTTTTTACTTTCAACAGATGATAAGATATTGGTTGAAGCGAGTCCATACGATACAATTTGGGGAATCGGAATGCTGGAAACAGATCCAAAAGCACAAGATCCATCACAATGGAATGGAGAAAACTTGTTGGGATTTGCTTTAATGGAAGTAAGAGATCTGTTAAAAGAATAA
- a CDS encoding NrtR DNA-binding winged helix domain-containing protein, producing the protein MDSPKKLQDIKVAVDAVIFGYFDKKDLQLLLIKRNIEPFKGGWALPGGLVLDEENLDDAVKRELHEEAGIKPDFLEQLYTFGNVGRDPRNRVVSIAYLGLVNPSYHELFADSDAEDAQWFSVNELPKLAFDHQTIIDIALKRLRTKIQYHPIGFNLLNDEFVFSELENLYKTIIGKEIDRRNFRKKIMSYGLLNETSQFKKEGSGRPGKLFTFNEEKYKELEEEGFYFEIK; encoded by the coding sequence ATGGATTCTCCAAAAAAATTACAGGATATCAAAGTAGCGGTCGATGCCGTTATTTTCGGATATTTTGATAAGAAAGATTTACAACTTCTTTTAATCAAGAGAAACATTGAACCATTCAAAGGTGGTTGGGCTTTGCCAGGAGGTTTGGTTTTGGATGAAGAAAATCTGGATGACGCTGTAAAAAGAGAATTACACGAAGAAGCGGGCATAAAGCCTGATTTTTTGGAGCAACTCTACACATTTGGCAATGTAGGTCGTGATCCAAGAAATAGAGTAGTTTCCATTGCTTATTTGGGCTTGGTCAATCCGTCTTATCATGAGTTGTTTGCAGATTCAGATGCGGAAGATGCGCAATGGTTCAGTGTCAATGAGCTTCCGAAATTAGCTTTTGATCATCAGACCATTATTGACATTGCTTTAAAAAGACTTCGTACAAAAATTCAATATCATCCGATTGGTTTTAATCTTTTGAATGATGAATTTGTATTTTCTGAATTGGAGAATCTCTACAAAACTATAATAGGAAAGGAAATCGACCGCCGGAATTTCAGAAAAAAAATCATGAGTTACGGATTGCTCAACGAAACGTCTCAATTTAAAAAAGAGGGCAGCGGCAGACCAGGAAAATTATTTACTTTCAATGAGGAAAAATACAAAGAGCTTGAAGAGGAAGGGTTTTATTTTGAAATTAAATGA
- a CDS encoding GH92 family glycosyl hydrolase, whose product MKKAILLLLIIPFTQIKSQWIEKAPENPEEFVNPLIGTLSKPSLSNGNTYPAVAVPHGMNLWTPQTGKNGNGWQYTYDADKIRGIKQTHQPSPWMNDYGMFSIMPVTGKMRFSEEERASWFSHKSEVSKPYYYSVYLADHNVTAELTATERAAQMRLTYPESGESWFVVDAFDKGSSISIIPSQNKIVGYSTKYSRGKLVGFKNYFVIYAEKPFTRYSAWKDKDFVKDALEITGDHCGAVVGFATKKGEKVNLRIASSFISLEQAELNLERELSKDSFDQTLNKAKTAWNQKLKRVEVAGGTIDQMQTFYSCLYRMLCFPHKMYEVNKAGEIVHYSPYSGKTEAGYRFAGTGFWDTFRALYPFLNLVYPDINVEMQKGLISDYKEGGWLPEWSSPSYSDIMIGNNSASVVADAYLKGLRGYDIETLYQALLHGANNEGPQATGRLGIEYYKKLGYVPYDVKINENAARTLEYAYDDFTIAQLGKALGKPESEWKEYYRRSQNFQKVIDPETKLARGRNQDGSFQTPFNPFKWGDAFTEGNSWHYTWSVFQDIDGLAKLMGGRKEFSKNLDKIFELPPVFDDSYYGSTIHEIQEMVNANMGQYAHGNQPAQHIIYLYNYSGEPWKTQYWVRETMNRLYQPTPDGYCGDEDNGQTSAWYIFSALGFYPVTPATDQYVLGAPLFKNAKIHLENGKIIEIKADKNSEKNRYVNVLKFNGKKYSKNWLSHEELMKGATLKFEMSRQPNKERGTDEKDYPYSYSTDQK is encoded by the coding sequence ATGAAAAAAGCGATCTTACTTCTTTTAATTATACCTTTTACACAAATCAAATCGCAATGGATTGAGAAAGCTCCGGAAAATCCTGAAGAATTTGTCAATCCTTTGATCGGGACGCTCTCCAAACCTTCTCTTTCAAATGGAAACACATACCCCGCCGTAGCCGTCCCCCACGGCATGAACCTCTGGACGCCCCAAACCGGAAAAAACGGAAACGGTTGGCAATACACTTACGATGCCGATAAAATCAGAGGAATCAAACAGACCCACCAACCTTCCCCATGGATGAACGATTACGGAATGTTTTCGATAATGCCTGTAACGGGAAAAATGCGTTTCAGTGAAGAAGAAAGAGCGAGTTGGTTTTCGCACAAATCTGAAGTTTCAAAACCTTATTACTACAGTGTTTATCTTGCAGATCACAACGTCACTGCTGAACTCACAGCAACAGAAAGGGCTGCTCAGATGCGCCTCACCTATCCCGAATCAGGAGAATCATGGTTTGTCGTGGATGCTTTTGATAAGGGCTCAAGTATCAGCATTATTCCATCTCAAAATAAAATTGTTGGGTATTCCACAAAATATTCACGGGGAAAACTGGTGGGTTTTAAAAACTATTTCGTGATTTATGCCGAAAAACCTTTCACCAGATATTCAGCATGGAAAGACAAAGATTTTGTTAAAGATGCCCTTGAAATTACCGGAGATCACTGTGGTGCCGTCGTAGGTTTTGCCACAAAAAAAGGCGAGAAAGTGAATCTGAGGATCGCATCATCTTTCATCAGTTTAGAGCAGGCAGAATTGAATCTAGAAAGAGAACTCAGCAAAGATTCTTTTGATCAAACCTTAAACAAAGCCAAAACAGCCTGGAATCAGAAATTAAAAAGAGTGGAAGTTGCCGGCGGAACGATCGATCAGATGCAGACTTTTTATTCGTGTCTGTACAGAATGCTTTGTTTTCCGCACAAAATGTATGAGGTAAATAAAGCCGGCGAAATTGTGCATTACAGTCCCTATTCCGGAAAAACCGAAGCCGGGTATCGCTTTGCAGGCACAGGTTTCTGGGACACGTTCAGAGCACTCTACCCTTTTCTGAATCTCGTTTATCCCGACATCAATGTTGAAATGCAGAAAGGATTAATCAGCGATTACAAAGAAGGCGGCTGGCTGCCCGAATGGTCGAGTCCCTCCTATTCTGATATTATGATTGGAAACAATTCTGCTTCTGTGGTCGCTGATGCTTATCTGAAAGGTTTGCGAGGTTATGATATTGAAACGTTGTATCAGGCTTTGCTTCACGGTGCCAATAACGAAGGTCCGCAGGCAACCGGAAGATTAGGAATTGAATATTACAAGAAATTAGGCTACGTTCCTTATGATGTAAAGATTAATGAAAATGCAGCCCGTACTTTAGAATATGCTTATGATGATTTTACCATCGCCCAGCTCGGAAAAGCTTTAGGAAAGCCAGAATCTGAATGGAAAGAATACTACAGACGCTCTCAGAATTTCCAGAAAGTCATCGATCCCGAAACAAAATTGGCTCGTGGAAGAAATCAGGACGGAAGTTTTCAGACACCTTTTAACCCTTTTAAATGGGGAGATGCATTTACAGAAGGAAATTCTTGGCATTACACATGGTCGGTGTTTCAGGATATTGACGGACTGGCAAAACTGATGGGTGGAAGGAAGGAATTCTCGAAAAATTTAGATAAAATATTTGAACTTCCTCCGGTTTTTGATGATTCTTATTATGGCTCCACCATTCACGAAATTCAGGAAATGGTGAATGCGAATATGGGACAGTATGCCCACGGAAACCAGCCTGCACAGCACATTATTTATCTCTATAATTATTCTGGTGAACCCTGGAAAACACAGTATTGGGTTCGGGAAACGATGAACCGCCTATATCAGCCAACTCCTGACGGATATTGCGGTGATGAGGATAACGGACAAACTTCTGCCTGGTATATCTTCTCGGCCTTGGGTTTCTATCCGGTAACTCCGGCAACGGATCAGTATGTTTTGGGGGCACCCCTTTTTAAAAATGCAAAAATTCATTTAGAAAACGGAAAAATCATTGAAATAAAAGCAGATAAAAATAGCGAGAAAAACCGCTACGTCAATGTTCTAAAATTTAATGGAAAAAAATATTCGAAAAACTGGCTCAGCCATGAAGAACTGATGAAAGGTGCCACTTTGAAATTTGAGATGAGCCGACAACCGAATAAGGAACGCGGAACAGATGAAAAAGATTATCCGTATTCGTATTCGACTGATCAAAAATAA
- a CDS encoding glycine zipper family protein → MMKKTFFLLFFTVLLSAQETIHIDFRQSLKDRNSRTKSLTVKDIRQDKNIGSITNKRGTVDIKLAEQDVSDFFSKKFSEDNKTVGSNDITVLLEDLKIYNEQAPNDNMNYAKAKIKISSFLKRNDKYYFIDRFDNVFVEFNTDAKVAKNLAQTVSDIIMQFIKNSCTSPVSGYYIPEEELENYNAYLSKSNKSLNENPLKEGIYLNYKSFFEQTPNQDHTLVKNKKGEVKKIHNKQDLSISMSEVFCYVDNGIQYISTAAGFKEVKKNDIGSYIHASRAQMFPEKSGTGAMVGAMAGGIVGAAVGAAIDSGSNRSTAKGYGFKNGTITKVYIDSLTGDFVFTE, encoded by the coding sequence ATGATGAAAAAAACATTCTTCTTACTATTTTTCACGGTACTTTTATCTGCGCAGGAAACGATTCATATTGATTTTAGACAAAGCTTAAAAGATAGGAATTCACGTACAAAGTCACTCACTGTAAAAGATATTCGTCAGGATAAAAATATTGGTTCGATCACTAATAAGAGAGGAACTGTTGATATAAAACTTGCTGAGCAAGATGTAAGCGATTTTTTTTCGAAGAAATTTTCTGAAGATAATAAAACCGTTGGAAGCAATGATATCACTGTACTTCTTGAAGATTTGAAAATCTATAATGAGCAGGCTCCCAATGATAATATGAACTATGCAAAAGCAAAAATAAAAATCTCAAGTTTCCTGAAAAGAAATGATAAATATTATTTTATAGATCGTTTTGATAATGTTTTTGTGGAATTTAACACAGATGCTAAAGTTGCAAAAAATCTGGCGCAAACGGTTTCAGATATCATTATGCAGTTTATAAAAAATTCCTGCACAAGCCCAGTTTCAGGCTATTATATTCCGGAAGAGGAATTAGAAAATTACAATGCATACTTATCAAAAAGTAATAAATCATTGAATGAAAATCCGTTAAAAGAGGGTATTTACCTAAATTATAAAAGTTTTTTTGAACAGACACCTAATCAGGATCACACTTTAGTAAAGAACAAAAAAGGTGAAGTAAAAAAGATTCATAACAAGCAGGATCTCAGTATTTCGATGTCCGAAGTTTTCTGTTATGTTGATAATGGGATTCAGTATATCTCTACAGCCGCAGGATTCAAAGAAGTAAAAAAGAATGATATTGGAAGTTATATACACGCCTCTAGAGCCCAGATGTTTCCGGAAAAAAGCGGAACTGGAGCAATGGTCGGGGCGATGGCAGGTGGAATCGTGGGTGCTGCTGTAGGAGCTGCAATCGATTCTGGATCTAACAGAAGTACAGCAAAAGGATATGGTTTTAAAAACGGGACGATAACGAAAGTATACATCGATTCGCTTACAGGAGATTTTGTTTTTACAGAATAA
- a CDS encoding DUF1579 domain-containing protein: MKKLMFAVCTALLFVACDKVKMDVKTGSDATASTEKEEWKPVDSATANKAWMEYATPGDMQKMLAKSDGVWTGENTMWMEEGGKPMTNTSTTTNKMIFDGRYQTSEHKGDFMGMPFEGMSITGYDNSKKKFVSTWIDNMGTGFMNMDGDWNAAKKSIEFKGKMTDPSRPGKDCDVREIFTFIDDNTQKMEMFGPDPKTGKEFKTMEIKFTKK, translated from the coding sequence ATGAAAAAACTAATGTTCGCAGTCTGTACTGCATTATTGTTTGTCGCTTGCGATAAAGTAAAAATGGATGTAAAAACAGGTTCAGACGCAACCGCATCAACAGAAAAAGAGGAATGGAAACCAGTAGATTCTGCAACCGCCAACAAAGCTTGGATGGAGTATGCAACGCCAGGCGATATGCAGAAAATGCTCGCAAAATCTGACGGAGTCTGGACTGGAGAAAACACCATGTGGATGGAAGAAGGAGGAAAACCTATGACCAATACCTCAACAACGACTAATAAAATGATCTTTGACGGACGTTATCAAACCAGTGAACACAAAGGAGATTTTATGGGAATGCCTTTCGAAGGAATGAGCATCACAGGTTACGACAATTCTAAAAAGAAATTCGTCAGCACATGGATTGATAATATGGGAACCGGATTTATGAATATGGATGGCGACTGGAATGCAGCCAAAAAATCAATTGAATTTAAAGGAAAAATGACCGACCCATCAAGACCAGGAAAAGACTGCGACGTGAGAGAAATTTTCACTTTTATTGATGACAACACTCAAAAAATGGAAATGTTTGGCCCTGATCCGAAGACCGGAAAAGAGTTTAAAACAATGGAAATAAAATTTACAAAAAAATAA
- a CDS encoding RNA polymerase sigma factor: protein MKIKDAEIIALMQNPRTQEKGVRVLMDAYQSRLYWHIRRIIVDGDLAQDTLQETFIKAYQNFHQFKNDSQLYTWLYRIATNEALQQINKLKKMQKTYEDPEYYMQNLVADNVHSDADEIQVFLQKAIQSLPEKQKLVFMMRYYDDLPYEEISKIVDMSVGTLKTNYHYAKQKIEEYIKENYER, encoded by the coding sequence ATGAAGATTAAAGACGCGGAGATTATTGCACTTATGCAAAACCCCCGAACTCAAGAGAAGGGAGTTCGTGTGCTGATGGATGCTTATCAGAGTAGATTGTATTGGCATATCAGAAGAATCATTGTTGACGGAGACCTTGCTCAGGACACTTTGCAGGAGACTTTCATCAAGGCATACCAGAATTTTCACCAGTTCAAAAATGATAGTCAGCTATACACATGGCTGTACAGAATTGCGACTAATGAAGCTTTACAGCAAATCAACAAGCTGAAAAAAATGCAGAAAACTTATGAGGATCCTGAGTATTACATGCAAAATTTGGTGGCAGATAATGTGCACAGTGATGCTGACGAAATACAGGTCTTCCTCCAGAAAGCCATACAAAGCCTGCCTGAGAAGCAGAAACTGGTATTTATGATGCGGTATTATGATGATTTGCCCTATGAAGAAATATCCAAAATTGTGGATATGTCGGTGGGGACTTTGAAAACAAATTATCATTATGCCAAACAGAAAATAGAAGAATACATTAAAGAAAATTACGAAAGATAA
- the lepA gene encoding translation elongation factor 4, with product MKNIRNFCIIAHIDHGKSTLADRLLEYTNTVTQRELQSQTLDDMDLEKERGITIKSHAIQMDYELNGEKYILNLIDTPGHVDFSYEVSRSIAACEGALLIVDAAQSIQAQTISNLYLALENDLEIIPILNKIDLPSANPEEVTDEIMGLIGCKYEDVLRVSGKTGEGVHDLLEQIVARIPAPVGDPKAPLQALIFDSVYNPFRGIEAYFKVVNGSISKNEKIKFFATGKEYGADEVGTLKLKQVPKKTIECGDVGYIISGIKDAREVKVGDTITSFVNPADAPIDGFEEVKPMVFAGIYPIESEDFEELRFSLEKLRLNDASLVFEPESSAALGFGFRCGFLGMLHMEIVQERLEREFDMNVITTVPNVSYHGYSKKDPETTILINNPSEMIDPNLLDRVEEPYIKASIITKSDFVGPVMTLCIEKRGEIVNQSYLTADRVELTFNMPLAEVVFDFYDRLKSISKGYASFDYSPIGMRSSKLVKMDILINGDMVDALSSLIHDSNAYYIGKKMCEKLRELIPRQQFDIAVQAALGAKVIARETIKALRKDVTAKCYGGDISRKRKLLEKQKEGKKKMKQIGRVEVPQSAFMAVLKLND from the coding sequence ATGAAAAACATACGAAATTTTTGCATAATTGCCCATATTGACCACGGTAAATCTACTTTGGCAGACCGTCTTTTGGAGTACACCAACACGGTGACTCAGAGAGAATTACAATCTCAGACGCTGGATGATATGGATCTGGAAAAAGAACGTGGGATCACGATAAAATCTCACGCCATCCAGATGGATTATGAGCTTAATGGCGAAAAATATATTTTAAATCTTATTGATACTCCGGGACACGTAGATTTTTCCTATGAAGTTTCCCGTTCGATTGCCGCTTGTGAAGGCGCACTTCTGATTGTGGATGCTGCGCAAAGTATTCAGGCACAAACGATTAGTAATCTGTATCTTGCTTTGGAAAACGATTTGGAAATTATTCCGATCCTGAATAAAATTGACCTTCCATCAGCCAATCCTGAAGAAGTTACTGACGAAATTATGGGACTGATCGGCTGTAAATATGAAGATGTTCTTCGTGTTTCTGGTAAAACCGGTGAAGGGGTTCATGATCTGTTGGAACAGATTGTTGCAAGAATTCCTGCTCCTGTTGGAGATCCGAAAGCGCCGCTTCAGGCGTTGATTTTTGACTCAGTGTACAATCCGTTCAGAGGAATTGAAGCCTATTTCAAAGTGGTGAACGGAAGTATTTCCAAAAACGAAAAGATCAAATTTTTCGCTACAGGGAAGGAATATGGTGCCGATGAGGTGGGAACTTTGAAACTGAAACAAGTTCCTAAGAAAACGATTGAATGTGGTGATGTAGGTTACATTATTTCCGGAATCAAAGATGCGCGCGAGGTGAAAGTGGGTGATACGATTACTTCTTTTGTGAATCCTGCAGATGCACCGATTGACGGTTTTGAGGAAGTAAAGCCAATGGTTTTTGCCGGAATTTACCCGATTGAGTCTGAAGATTTTGAGGAATTGAGATTTTCACTTGAAAAATTAAGACTGAATGATGCTTCTCTGGTTTTCGAACCTGAAAGTTCTGCAGCACTTGGTTTTGGTTTCCGATGCGGATTCTTAGGAATGCTTCACATGGAAATCGTTCAGGAAAGGCTGGAGAGAGAATTTGATATGAACGTGATCACAACGGTTCCCAACGTATCGTACCACGGATATTCCAAGAAAGATCCTGAAACAACCATATTAATAAACAACCCGTCTGAAATGATTGATCCCAATCTTTTAGACAGAGTGGAAGAGCCATACATTAAAGCTTCAATCATTACAAAATCTGATTTCGTGGGTCCTGTAATGACACTTTGTATCGAGAAGAGAGGTGAGATCGTTAACCAAAGTTATCTGACAGCCGACAGAGTAGAATTGACTTTCAATATGCCTTTGGCCGAAGTGGTTTTCGATTTCTATGACCGTTTGAAATCTATTTCCAAAGGTTATGCATCATTCGATTATTCGCCGATCGGAATGCGTTCTTCTAAGCTGGTAAAAATGGATATCCTGATCAACGGAGATATGGTGGATGCTTTATCTTCATTGATTCACGATTCGAATGCTTATTATATAGGTAAAAAAATGTGTGAAAAGCTTCGTGAACTGATCCCAAGACAGCAGTTTGATATTGCAGTTCAGGCCGCTTTAGGAGCGAAAGTTATCGCAAGAGAAACGATTAAAGCTTTGAGAAAAGACGTTACCGCAAAATGTTATGGTGGTGATATTTCAAGAAAGAGAAAGCTTCTTGAAAAACAGAAAGAAGGAAAGAAGAAAATGAAGCAGATTGGTAGAGTAGAAGTACCGCAATCGGCGTTTATGGCTGTTTTGAAGCTGAATGATTAA
- a CDS encoding Rossmann-like and DUF2520 domain-containing protein, translating to MQIVIIGSGNVAYHLAKAFTQKNIPLAQIFGRNEEDLNKISQDLNIPYSTNNLEDADLYIICVSDSSVENVSKLITKTDCLVAHTSGSLPKEILIGEYRKSSFYPLQTFSKSKELDYSKIPFFIETENSEDQKILAELASQISENVMESSHEKRKYIHLTAVFACNFVNHLFSRAKEISDAQEIPFDYFLPLIDETVKKIHEIEPKSAQTGPAVRNDKRVLELHEQLLTNESLEIYKTMNHSIKKMYDLE from the coding sequence ATGCAAATTGTAATCATCGGTTCCGGTAATGTAGCTTATCATTTGGCTAAAGCTTTTACTCAAAAAAATATTCCTTTGGCTCAGATATTTGGGAGAAATGAGGAAGATTTAAACAAAATATCTCAGGATTTAAACATTCCATATTCTACAAATAATTTGGAAGATGCAGATTTGTATATCATCTGTGTAAGTGACAGTTCTGTGGAAAATGTTTCGAAATTAATTACCAAAACAGATTGTCTAGTTGCCCATACTTCAGGTTCATTGCCTAAAGAAATTTTGATAGGAGAGTACAGAAAATCAAGCTTTTATCCTTTACAGACGTTTTCAAAATCTAAAGAATTGGATTATTCTAAAATTCCTTTTTTTATTGAAACTGAAAATTCTGAAGATCAAAAAATTTTAGCTGAATTAGCTTCTCAAATTTCAGAAAATGTGATGGAAAGCAGTCATGAAAAGAGAAAATACATTCATCTGACCGCAGTTTTTGCCTGTAATTTTGTCAATCATCTATTTTCGAGAGCGAAAGAAATTTCAGATGCTCAGGAAATTCCGTTTGATTATTTTTTACCGCTGATTGATGAAACAGTGAAAAAGATCCACGAAATTGAACCTAAATCAGCACAAACCGGACCTGCCGTGAGAAACGACAAACGAGTTTTGGAATTGCATGAGCAGTTATTAACAAATGAAAGTCTGGAAATTTATAAAACAATGAATCATTCTATTAAAAAAATGTATGATTTAGAATAA